Proteins from a genomic interval of Anolis sagrei isolate rAnoSag1 chromosome 1, rAnoSag1.mat, whole genome shotgun sequence:
- the TTBK2 gene encoding tau-tubulin kinase 2 isoform X2, with product MSGGGEQPDILSVGVLVKERWKVSKKIGGGGFGEIYDAMDLLTRENVALKVESALQPKQVLKMEVAVLKKLQGKDHICKFVGCGRNDRFNYVVMQLQGRNLADLRRSQSKGTFSVSTTLRLGKQILESIESIHSVGFLHRDIKPSNFAMGRFSSTCRKCFMLDFGLARQFTNSCGDVRPPRAVAGFRGTVRYASVNAHRNREMGRHDDLWSLFYMLVEFVVGQLPWRKIKDKEQVGSIKERYDHRLMLKHLPQEFNTFLDHISSLDYFTKPDYQLLMSVFDNSMKIFGVAESDLFDWEKTGIDGSLITVTNSTTPQIHTRLTPAMGIANATPIPGDLMRENTDEVFPDEQLSDGENGIPIGISPEKLPEFPGHRVQEKDVWEEMDANRNRIKMAVQKAATEEENSHGPINGMLNAPSLGSPIRVRSETTQPDRDVPLVRKLRTIHSFELEKRLTLESKPDTDKFLEICMEKKKRELNAGKESAVATSQNASKPAASSGPEHVWHYDEEYLPEVSKPGSGGSPEQGDGGVSNGYVAVNLSSCQQECDSKEWVIVDKERDLQDFRTNGVVGHKTTGSPSDEEPEVLQVLEESPQDDKPGANTKNTPMGTPLELGVECGGTAASEQFTDQLEFPVGTPGHVLAVTPSSLMEAQAEGAFTPVTIPKPSMASTQSASESFHYGQQMDKKERDTRLLEQNVELLSPRENIAVSMVANDALTFSGSKTDVVLKLDHDLEAHDKGGHAGEGVVIHDCSQTNLLEQFMKRQEERERAGLFEEDKQMPVVCGDAFELQTKGPCLTVLGNSEPLFDEPQMSTEFEELRPFTSCPLPNQDAKQELLKQSAAETSDVSLSRSTDQYAHRLESQVPVQENGFQDDGDRGGQQLNPDNFTQKEEQNVQKNGDVFHSISENETSHQSKKELVRSPFAARQSRIPVLAQDIDSSSESSPVSAKEKLLLKKAHQTDLVKLLVGRKHLRSFFGDLSSASEKSLKEKGVTGPIPLSEDVLSSISKLTLDTHLHNQVEENYLSTNNPLIRKSKIPRPVSWTTMDPVNSSNTAQFFPRPPPGRPPTRPGVEARLRRYKVLGSSNSDSELISRLAQILQNGSQKPRSSSQCKSPGSPHSPKTPPKSPVIPRRSPSASPRSSSLPRTASSSSSRSGRPHHDQRSSSPHLGRSKSPPSLSGSSSSRRSCQQEHCYNKSNKNGLKGSSSSCHHSSNVKPPTGKSKSASKLSR from the exons GGAAAGATCATATCTGTAAATTTGTTGGCTGTGGGAGGAATGACAGATTTAACTATGTGGTCATGCAGTTGCAG GGTCGGAACTTGGCAGATCTACGTCGAAGCCAAAGCAAAGGAACATTCAGTGTTAGTACTACCTTGCGACTTGGCAAACAAATTTTGGAGTCTATTGAGAGCATTCATTCTGTGGGGTTTTTACACAGAGATATTAAACCA TCCAACTTTGCTATGGGCCGTTTTTCTAGCACTTGCAGAAAGTGTTTCATGCTGGATTTTGGGCTGGCACGTCAGTTTACCAATTCATGTGGAGATGTCAGACCA CCCCGAGCAGTTGCTGGTTTTAGAGGGACAGTGCGGTATGCATCAGTCAATGCCCACAGGAATAGA GAGATGGGACGTCATGATGACCTCTGGTCTCTCTTTTACATGTTAGTAGAGTTTGTGGTGGGGCAACTGCCGTGGAGGAAAATTAAAGACAAG GAGCAAGTAGGCTCGATAAAGGAAAGATATGACCATCGCCTGATGCTAAAACATCTCCCTCAAGAATTTAATACTTTTCTAGATCATATTTCTTCTCTAGATTATTTTACTAAACCTGATTATCAG cTTCTCATGTCCGTCTTTGACAACAGCATGAAGATTTTTGGAGTGGCCGAGAGTGACTTATTTGACTGGGAAAAGACTGGAATTGATGGTTCTCTAATTACAGTCACCAATTCAACTACTCCTCAAATACACACTCGTTTGACACCAGCCATGGG AATTGCCAATGCCACACCAATACCAGGAGATCTGATGCGAGAGAATACGGATGAAGTGTTTCCAGATGAACAGCTCAGTGATGGTGAGAATGGCATCCCTATTGGAATCTCTCCAGAGAAGTTACCAGAATTTCCAGGACATCGTGTTCAAGAAAAGGATGTATGGGAGGAAATGGATGCAAACAGGAATAGGATAAAAATGGCTGTTCAAAAA GCTGCTACAGAAGAGGAGAACAGTCATGGGCCAATTAATGGAATGCTTAATGCACCAAGCCTTGGTTCTCCAATTAGAGTCCGCTCAGAGACCACACAGCCAGATCGGGATGTTCCTCTGGTCCGGAAGTTACGAACAATCCATAGTTTTGAACTGGAGAAGCGTTTGACCTTGGAATCAAAACCAGACACAGATAAATTTCTGGAAATTTG catggagaagaagaaaagagaactgAATGCTGGAAAGGAATCTGCTGTTGCAACTTCTCAGAACGCATCCAAGCCTGCAGCTTCATCTGGTCCTGAGCATGTTTGGCACTATGATGAAGAATACTTACCTGAGGTTTCGAAGCCTGGTTCAGGTGGCTCTCCAGAACAGGGTGATGGTGGTGTTAGCAATGGTTATGTAGCTGTCAATTTGAGCTCCTGCCAGCAAGAGTGTGACTCCAAGGAGTGGGTGATTGTGGACAAAGAACGAGACCTGCAGGATTTCAGGACTAATGGAGTTGTGGGGCATAAAACAACTGGAAGTCCTTCTGATGAGGAGCCTGAGGTGCTTCAAGTGTTGGAGGAGTCCCCACAGGATGATAAACCTGGAGCTAACACTAAGAATACACCCATGGGAACACCTTTGGAACTAGGTGTTGAATGCGGTGGTACTGCAGCTTCTGAACAGTTTACAGATCAACTAGAATTTCCAGTTGGAACTCCAGGTCATGTTCTTGCTGTCACGCCTTCAAGCTTGATGGAAGCCCAAGCAGAAGGCGCTTTTACTCCA GTGACAATACCCAAACCATCAATGGCATCCACACAGTCTGCCTCTGAGAGCTTTCATTATGGTCAGCAAATGGACAAGAAGGAGCGGGACACTCGGCTTTTGGAACAGAATGTTGAACTTCTGtctcctagagagaacatagcTGTCTCAATGGTGGCAAATGATGCATTAACTTTCAGTGGCAGTAAAACAGATGTAGTTCTCAAGTTAGACCATGATTTAGAGGCACATGATAAAGGAGGACATGCTGGAGAAGGTGTTGTAATTCATGATTGTAGCCAAACCAATCTACTTGAACAATTCATGAAGAGGCAAGAGGAAAGAGAACGTGCAGGTCTCTTTGAAGAAGACAAACAGATGCCTGTGGTTTGTGGAGATGCGTTTGAACTACAAACTAAAGGGCCATGCCTGACAGTCCTAGGCAACTCTGAGCCTTTGTTTGATGAACCTCAGATGTCTACAGAATTTGAGGAACTGAGACCATTCACTTCCTGTCCATTGCCAAATCAGGATGCAAAACAAGAGTTATTGAAGCAATCGGCTGCTGAAACATCAGATGTTTCTTTATCAAGAAGTACTGATCAATATGCTCATAGACTGGAAAGTCAAGTGCCAGTACAAGAAAATGGTTTCCAGGATGATGGAGATCGTGGTGGCCAACAGTTGAATCCTGACAACTTTACACAGAAAGAGGAGCAAAATGTCCAAAAAAATGGAGATGTCTTTCACTCCATTTCAGAAAATGAAACTTCTCATCAGTCCAAGAAGGAGTTGGTAAGATCACCATTTGCAGCAAGGCAGAGTCGCATTCCTGTATTAGCGCAAGATATAGATTCCTCATCAGAGTCTTCTCCTGTTTCAGCAAAGGAAAAACTTCTTTTGAAAAAGGCTCATCAAACAGACTTGGTTAAACTACTGGTAGGAAGGAAACACCTCAGATCTTTTTTTGGTGACCTCTCAAGTGCCTCTGAAAAGtcactgaaggaaaaaggagttACTGGTCCCATTCCACTTTCTGAAGATGTGTTGTCCTCTATTTCTAAACTGACATTGGACACTCATTTACACAACCAAGTAGAGGAGAACTATTTGTCAACAAACAATCCTTTAATCAGAAAAAGCAAAATTCCAAGACCTGTATCTTGGACTACCATGGATCCTGTTAACAGTTCTAACACTGCTCAGTTTTTTCCTCGACCACCACCAGGAAGGCCACCAACAAGGCCTGGTGTAGAAGCTAG GTTGCGCAGGTATAAAGTGCTAGGAAGCAGCAACTCTGATTCAGAACTGATCTCCCGTCTGGCTCAAATCCTTCAGAATGGATCTCAGAAACCACGGAGTTCTTCTCAGTGTAAGAGCCCAGGATCTCCACATAGCCCTAAAACGCCACCCAAGAGCCCGGTCATTCCCAGGCGCAGTCCCAGTGCCTCACCAAGGAGCTCCTCTTTACCCCGTACTGCCAGTTCATCATCGTCCCGCAGTGGCCGACCGCACCACGACCAGAGAAGTTCATCCCCCCATCTTGGAAGGAGCAAATCGCCTCCTAGTCTTTCAGGTTCCTCTTCTTCAAGGAGATCCTGCCAACAAGAGCACTGCTACAACAAGTCGAACAAGAATGGCCTCAAGGGGTCTAGTAGCTCCTGTCACCACTCCTCTAATGTTAAACCTCCCACAGGAAAAAGCAAATCGGCCAGTAAACTTAGCAGATAG
- the TTBK2 gene encoding tau-tubulin kinase 2 isoform X3: MGRFSSTCRKCFMLDFGLARQFTNSCGDVRPPRAVAGFRGTVRYASVNAHRNREMGRHDDLWSLFYMLVEFVVGQLPWRKIKDKEQVGSIKERYDHRLMLKHLPQEFNTFLDHISSLDYFTKPDYQLLMSVFDNSMKIFGVAESDLFDWEKTGIDGSLITVTNSTTPQIHTRLTPAMGIANATPIPGDLMRENTDEVFPDEQLSDGENGIPIGISPEKLPEFPGHRVQEKDVWEEMDANRNRIKMAVQKAATEEENSHGPINGMLNAPSLGSPIRVRSETTQPDRDVPLVRKLRTIHSFELEKRLTLESKPDTDKFLEICMEKKKRELNAGKESAVATSQNASKPAASSGPEHVWHYDEEYLPEVSKPGSGGSPEQGDGGVSNGYVAVNLSSCQQECDSKEWVIVDKERDLQDFRTNGVVGHKTTGSPSDEEPEVLQVLEESPQDDKPGANTKNTPMGTPLELGVECGGTAASEQFTDQLEFPVGTPGHVLAVTPSSLMEAQAEGAFTPLSSLHMLHYSIPRISSPILRTLNPIAHLTTHLDPKKETGFPRSQSAESQSSSSLSASRRLLPVIPSGNRFPPVIRISKAQLQQVTIPKPSMASTQSASESFHYGQQMDKKERDTRLLEQNVELLSPRENIAVSMVANDALTFSGSKTDVVLKLDHDLEAHDKGGHAGEGVVIHDCSQTNLLEQFMKRQEERERAGLFEEDKQMPVVCGDAFELQTKGPCLTVLGNSEPLFDEPQMSTEFEELRPFTSCPLPNQDAKQELLKQSAAETSDVSLSRSTDQYAHRLESQVPVQENGFQDDGDRGGQQLNPDNFTQKEEQNVQKNGDVFHSISENETSHQSKKELVRSPFAARQSRIPVLAQDIDSSSESSPVSAKEKLLLKKAHQTDLVKLLVGRKHLRSFFGDLSSASEKSLKEKGVTGPIPLSEDVLSSISKLTLDTHLHNQVEENYLSTNNPLIRKSKIPRPVSWTTMDPVNSSNTAQFFPRPPPGRPPTRPGVEARLRRYKVLGSSNSDSELISRLAQILQNGSQKPRSSSQCKSPGSPHSPKTPPKSPVIPRRSPSASPRSSSLPRTASSSSSRSGRPHHDQRSSSPHLGRSKSPPSLSGSSSSRRSCQQEHCYNKSNKNGLKGSSSSCHHSSNVKPPTGKSKSASKLSR; encoded by the exons ATGGGCCGTTTTTCTAGCACTTGCAGAAAGTGTTTCATGCTGGATTTTGGGCTGGCACGTCAGTTTACCAATTCATGTGGAGATGTCAGACCA CCCCGAGCAGTTGCTGGTTTTAGAGGGACAGTGCGGTATGCATCAGTCAATGCCCACAGGAATAGA GAGATGGGACGTCATGATGACCTCTGGTCTCTCTTTTACATGTTAGTAGAGTTTGTGGTGGGGCAACTGCCGTGGAGGAAAATTAAAGACAAG GAGCAAGTAGGCTCGATAAAGGAAAGATATGACCATCGCCTGATGCTAAAACATCTCCCTCAAGAATTTAATACTTTTCTAGATCATATTTCTTCTCTAGATTATTTTACTAAACCTGATTATCAG cTTCTCATGTCCGTCTTTGACAACAGCATGAAGATTTTTGGAGTGGCCGAGAGTGACTTATTTGACTGGGAAAAGACTGGAATTGATGGTTCTCTAATTACAGTCACCAATTCAACTACTCCTCAAATACACACTCGTTTGACACCAGCCATGGG AATTGCCAATGCCACACCAATACCAGGAGATCTGATGCGAGAGAATACGGATGAAGTGTTTCCAGATGAACAGCTCAGTGATGGTGAGAATGGCATCCCTATTGGAATCTCTCCAGAGAAGTTACCAGAATTTCCAGGACATCGTGTTCAAGAAAAGGATGTATGGGAGGAAATGGATGCAAACAGGAATAGGATAAAAATGGCTGTTCAAAAA GCTGCTACAGAAGAGGAGAACAGTCATGGGCCAATTAATGGAATGCTTAATGCACCAAGCCTTGGTTCTCCAATTAGAGTCCGCTCAGAGACCACACAGCCAGATCGGGATGTTCCTCTGGTCCGGAAGTTACGAACAATCCATAGTTTTGAACTGGAGAAGCGTTTGACCTTGGAATCAAAACCAGACACAGATAAATTTCTGGAAATTTG catggagaagaagaaaagagaactgAATGCTGGAAAGGAATCTGCTGTTGCAACTTCTCAGAACGCATCCAAGCCTGCAGCTTCATCTGGTCCTGAGCATGTTTGGCACTATGATGAAGAATACTTACCTGAGGTTTCGAAGCCTGGTTCAGGTGGCTCTCCAGAACAGGGTGATGGTGGTGTTAGCAATGGTTATGTAGCTGTCAATTTGAGCTCCTGCCAGCAAGAGTGTGACTCCAAGGAGTGGGTGATTGTGGACAAAGAACGAGACCTGCAGGATTTCAGGACTAATGGAGTTGTGGGGCATAAAACAACTGGAAGTCCTTCTGATGAGGAGCCTGAGGTGCTTCAAGTGTTGGAGGAGTCCCCACAGGATGATAAACCTGGAGCTAACACTAAGAATACACCCATGGGAACACCTTTGGAACTAGGTGTTGAATGCGGTGGTACTGCAGCTTCTGAACAGTTTACAGATCAACTAGAATTTCCAGTTGGAACTCCAGGTCATGTTCTTGCTGTCACGCCTTCAAGCTTGATGGAAGCCCAAGCAGAAGGCGCTTTTACTCCA CTCAGCTCACTTCACATGCTGCATTACTCCATCCCAAGAATTTCAAGCCCCATCCTCCGTACCCTGAACCCTATAGCCCATCTTACCACCCACCTGGACCCTAAGAAAGAGACTGGCTTTCCAAGGAGTCAATCAGCAGAGAGCCAATCTTCCTCTTCTTTATCAGCTTCCCGTAGACTACTTCCTGTCATTCCCAGTGGAAACAGGTTTCCCCCTGTCATTCGCATCTCAAAAGCCCAACTTCAGCAG GTGACAATACCCAAACCATCAATGGCATCCACACAGTCTGCCTCTGAGAGCTTTCATTATGGTCAGCAAATGGACAAGAAGGAGCGGGACACTCGGCTTTTGGAACAGAATGTTGAACTTCTGtctcctagagagaacatagcTGTCTCAATGGTGGCAAATGATGCATTAACTTTCAGTGGCAGTAAAACAGATGTAGTTCTCAAGTTAGACCATGATTTAGAGGCACATGATAAAGGAGGACATGCTGGAGAAGGTGTTGTAATTCATGATTGTAGCCAAACCAATCTACTTGAACAATTCATGAAGAGGCAAGAGGAAAGAGAACGTGCAGGTCTCTTTGAAGAAGACAAACAGATGCCTGTGGTTTGTGGAGATGCGTTTGAACTACAAACTAAAGGGCCATGCCTGACAGTCCTAGGCAACTCTGAGCCTTTGTTTGATGAACCTCAGATGTCTACAGAATTTGAGGAACTGAGACCATTCACTTCCTGTCCATTGCCAAATCAGGATGCAAAACAAGAGTTATTGAAGCAATCGGCTGCTGAAACATCAGATGTTTCTTTATCAAGAAGTACTGATCAATATGCTCATAGACTGGAAAGTCAAGTGCCAGTACAAGAAAATGGTTTCCAGGATGATGGAGATCGTGGTGGCCAACAGTTGAATCCTGACAACTTTACACAGAAAGAGGAGCAAAATGTCCAAAAAAATGGAGATGTCTTTCACTCCATTTCAGAAAATGAAACTTCTCATCAGTCCAAGAAGGAGTTGGTAAGATCACCATTTGCAGCAAGGCAGAGTCGCATTCCTGTATTAGCGCAAGATATAGATTCCTCATCAGAGTCTTCTCCTGTTTCAGCAAAGGAAAAACTTCTTTTGAAAAAGGCTCATCAAACAGACTTGGTTAAACTACTGGTAGGAAGGAAACACCTCAGATCTTTTTTTGGTGACCTCTCAAGTGCCTCTGAAAAGtcactgaaggaaaaaggagttACTGGTCCCATTCCACTTTCTGAAGATGTGTTGTCCTCTATTTCTAAACTGACATTGGACACTCATTTACACAACCAAGTAGAGGAGAACTATTTGTCAACAAACAATCCTTTAATCAGAAAAAGCAAAATTCCAAGACCTGTATCTTGGACTACCATGGATCCTGTTAACAGTTCTAACACTGCTCAGTTTTTTCCTCGACCACCACCAGGAAGGCCACCAACAAGGCCTGGTGTAGAAGCTAG GTTGCGCAGGTATAAAGTGCTAGGAAGCAGCAACTCTGATTCAGAACTGATCTCCCGTCTGGCTCAAATCCTTCAGAATGGATCTCAGAAACCACGGAGTTCTTCTCAGTGTAAGAGCCCAGGATCTCCACATAGCCCTAAAACGCCACCCAAGAGCCCGGTCATTCCCAGGCGCAGTCCCAGTGCCTCACCAAGGAGCTCCTCTTTACCCCGTACTGCCAGTTCATCATCGTCCCGCAGTGGCCGACCGCACCACGACCAGAGAAGTTCATCCCCCCATCTTGGAAGGAGCAAATCGCCTCCTAGTCTTTCAGGTTCCTCTTCTTCAAGGAGATCCTGCCAACAAGAGCACTGCTACAACAAGTCGAACAAGAATGGCCTCAAGGGGTCTAGTAGCTCCTGTCACCACTCCTCTAATGTTAAACCTCCCACAGGAAAAAGCAAATCGGCCAGTAAACTTAGCAGATAG
- the TTBK2 gene encoding tau-tubulin kinase 2 isoform X1 encodes MSGGGEQPDILSVGVLVKERWKVSKKIGGGGFGEIYDAMDLLTRENVALKVESALQPKQVLKMEVAVLKKLQGKDHICKFVGCGRNDRFNYVVMQLQGRNLADLRRSQSKGTFSVSTTLRLGKQILESIESIHSVGFLHRDIKPSNFAMGRFSSTCRKCFMLDFGLARQFTNSCGDVRPPRAVAGFRGTVRYASVNAHRNREMGRHDDLWSLFYMLVEFVVGQLPWRKIKDKEQVGSIKERYDHRLMLKHLPQEFNTFLDHISSLDYFTKPDYQLLMSVFDNSMKIFGVAESDLFDWEKTGIDGSLITVTNSTTPQIHTRLTPAMGIANATPIPGDLMRENTDEVFPDEQLSDGENGIPIGISPEKLPEFPGHRVQEKDVWEEMDANRNRIKMAVQKAATEEENSHGPINGMLNAPSLGSPIRVRSETTQPDRDVPLVRKLRTIHSFELEKRLTLESKPDTDKFLEICMEKKKRELNAGKESAVATSQNASKPAASSGPEHVWHYDEEYLPEVSKPGSGGSPEQGDGGVSNGYVAVNLSSCQQECDSKEWVIVDKERDLQDFRTNGVVGHKTTGSPSDEEPEVLQVLEESPQDDKPGANTKNTPMGTPLELGVECGGTAASEQFTDQLEFPVGTPGHVLAVTPSSLMEAQAEGAFTPLSSLHMLHYSIPRISSPILRTLNPIAHLTTHLDPKKETGFPRSQSAESQSSSSLSASRRLLPVIPSGNRFPPVIRISKAQLQQVTIPKPSMASTQSASESFHYGQQMDKKERDTRLLEQNVELLSPRENIAVSMVANDALTFSGSKTDVVLKLDHDLEAHDKGGHAGEGVVIHDCSQTNLLEQFMKRQEERERAGLFEEDKQMPVVCGDAFELQTKGPCLTVLGNSEPLFDEPQMSTEFEELRPFTSCPLPNQDAKQELLKQSAAETSDVSLSRSTDQYAHRLESQVPVQENGFQDDGDRGGQQLNPDNFTQKEEQNVQKNGDVFHSISENETSHQSKKELVRSPFAARQSRIPVLAQDIDSSSESSPVSAKEKLLLKKAHQTDLVKLLVGRKHLRSFFGDLSSASEKSLKEKGVTGPIPLSEDVLSSISKLTLDTHLHNQVEENYLSTNNPLIRKSKIPRPVSWTTMDPVNSSNTAQFFPRPPPGRPPTRPGVEARLRRYKVLGSSNSDSELISRLAQILQNGSQKPRSSSQCKSPGSPHSPKTPPKSPVIPRRSPSASPRSSSLPRTASSSSSRSGRPHHDQRSSSPHLGRSKSPPSLSGSSSSRRSCQQEHCYNKSNKNGLKGSSSSCHHSSNVKPPTGKSKSASKLSR; translated from the exons GGAAAGATCATATCTGTAAATTTGTTGGCTGTGGGAGGAATGACAGATTTAACTATGTGGTCATGCAGTTGCAG GGTCGGAACTTGGCAGATCTACGTCGAAGCCAAAGCAAAGGAACATTCAGTGTTAGTACTACCTTGCGACTTGGCAAACAAATTTTGGAGTCTATTGAGAGCATTCATTCTGTGGGGTTTTTACACAGAGATATTAAACCA TCCAACTTTGCTATGGGCCGTTTTTCTAGCACTTGCAGAAAGTGTTTCATGCTGGATTTTGGGCTGGCACGTCAGTTTACCAATTCATGTGGAGATGTCAGACCA CCCCGAGCAGTTGCTGGTTTTAGAGGGACAGTGCGGTATGCATCAGTCAATGCCCACAGGAATAGA GAGATGGGACGTCATGATGACCTCTGGTCTCTCTTTTACATGTTAGTAGAGTTTGTGGTGGGGCAACTGCCGTGGAGGAAAATTAAAGACAAG GAGCAAGTAGGCTCGATAAAGGAAAGATATGACCATCGCCTGATGCTAAAACATCTCCCTCAAGAATTTAATACTTTTCTAGATCATATTTCTTCTCTAGATTATTTTACTAAACCTGATTATCAG cTTCTCATGTCCGTCTTTGACAACAGCATGAAGATTTTTGGAGTGGCCGAGAGTGACTTATTTGACTGGGAAAAGACTGGAATTGATGGTTCTCTAATTACAGTCACCAATTCAACTACTCCTCAAATACACACTCGTTTGACACCAGCCATGGG AATTGCCAATGCCACACCAATACCAGGAGATCTGATGCGAGAGAATACGGATGAAGTGTTTCCAGATGAACAGCTCAGTGATGGTGAGAATGGCATCCCTATTGGAATCTCTCCAGAGAAGTTACCAGAATTTCCAGGACATCGTGTTCAAGAAAAGGATGTATGGGAGGAAATGGATGCAAACAGGAATAGGATAAAAATGGCTGTTCAAAAA GCTGCTACAGAAGAGGAGAACAGTCATGGGCCAATTAATGGAATGCTTAATGCACCAAGCCTTGGTTCTCCAATTAGAGTCCGCTCAGAGACCACACAGCCAGATCGGGATGTTCCTCTGGTCCGGAAGTTACGAACAATCCATAGTTTTGAACTGGAGAAGCGTTTGACCTTGGAATCAAAACCAGACACAGATAAATTTCTGGAAATTTG catggagaagaagaaaagagaactgAATGCTGGAAAGGAATCTGCTGTTGCAACTTCTCAGAACGCATCCAAGCCTGCAGCTTCATCTGGTCCTGAGCATGTTTGGCACTATGATGAAGAATACTTACCTGAGGTTTCGAAGCCTGGTTCAGGTGGCTCTCCAGAACAGGGTGATGGTGGTGTTAGCAATGGTTATGTAGCTGTCAATTTGAGCTCCTGCCAGCAAGAGTGTGACTCCAAGGAGTGGGTGATTGTGGACAAAGAACGAGACCTGCAGGATTTCAGGACTAATGGAGTTGTGGGGCATAAAACAACTGGAAGTCCTTCTGATGAGGAGCCTGAGGTGCTTCAAGTGTTGGAGGAGTCCCCACAGGATGATAAACCTGGAGCTAACACTAAGAATACACCCATGGGAACACCTTTGGAACTAGGTGTTGAATGCGGTGGTACTGCAGCTTCTGAACAGTTTACAGATCAACTAGAATTTCCAGTTGGAACTCCAGGTCATGTTCTTGCTGTCACGCCTTCAAGCTTGATGGAAGCCCAAGCAGAAGGCGCTTTTACTCCA CTCAGCTCACTTCACATGCTGCATTACTCCATCCCAAGAATTTCAAGCCCCATCCTCCGTACCCTGAACCCTATAGCCCATCTTACCACCCACCTGGACCCTAAGAAAGAGACTGGCTTTCCAAGGAGTCAATCAGCAGAGAGCCAATCTTCCTCTTCTTTATCAGCTTCCCGTAGACTACTTCCTGTCATTCCCAGTGGAAACAGGTTTCCCCCTGTCATTCGCATCTCAAAAGCCCAACTTCAGCAG GTGACAATACCCAAACCATCAATGGCATCCACACAGTCTGCCTCTGAGAGCTTTCATTATGGTCAGCAAATGGACAAGAAGGAGCGGGACACTCGGCTTTTGGAACAGAATGTTGAACTTCTGtctcctagagagaacatagcTGTCTCAATGGTGGCAAATGATGCATTAACTTTCAGTGGCAGTAAAACAGATGTAGTTCTCAAGTTAGACCATGATTTAGAGGCACATGATAAAGGAGGACATGCTGGAGAAGGTGTTGTAATTCATGATTGTAGCCAAACCAATCTACTTGAACAATTCATGAAGAGGCAAGAGGAAAGAGAACGTGCAGGTCTCTTTGAAGAAGACAAACAGATGCCTGTGGTTTGTGGAGATGCGTTTGAACTACAAACTAAAGGGCCATGCCTGACAGTCCTAGGCAACTCTGAGCCTTTGTTTGATGAACCTCAGATGTCTACAGAATTTGAGGAACTGAGACCATTCACTTCCTGTCCATTGCCAAATCAGGATGCAAAACAAGAGTTATTGAAGCAATCGGCTGCTGAAACATCAGATGTTTCTTTATCAAGAAGTACTGATCAATATGCTCATAGACTGGAAAGTCAAGTGCCAGTACAAGAAAATGGTTTCCAGGATGATGGAGATCGTGGTGGCCAACAGTTGAATCCTGACAACTTTACACAGAAAGAGGAGCAAAATGTCCAAAAAAATGGAGATGTCTTTCACTCCATTTCAGAAAATGAAACTTCTCATCAGTCCAAGAAGGAGTTGGTAAGATCACCATTTGCAGCAAGGCAGAGTCGCATTCCTGTATTAGCGCAAGATATAGATTCCTCATCAGAGTCTTCTCCTGTTTCAGCAAAGGAAAAACTTCTTTTGAAAAAGGCTCATCAAACAGACTTGGTTAAACTACTGGTAGGAAGGAAACACCTCAGATCTTTTTTTGGTGACCTCTCAAGTGCCTCTGAAAAGtcactgaaggaaaaaggagttACTGGTCCCATTCCACTTTCTGAAGATGTGTTGTCCTCTATTTCTAAACTGACATTGGACACTCATTTACACAACCAAGTAGAGGAGAACTATTTGTCAACAAACAATCCTTTAATCAGAAAAAGCAAAATTCCAAGACCTGTATCTTGGACTACCATGGATCCTGTTAACAGTTCTAACACTGCTCAGTTTTTTCCTCGACCACCACCAGGAAGGCCACCAACAAGGCCTGGTGTAGAAGCTAG GTTGCGCAGGTATAAAGTGCTAGGAAGCAGCAACTCTGATTCAGAACTGATCTCCCGTCTGGCTCAAATCCTTCAGAATGGATCTCAGAAACCACGGAGTTCTTCTCAGTGTAAGAGCCCAGGATCTCCACATAGCCCTAAAACGCCACCCAAGAGCCCGGTCATTCCCAGGCGCAGTCCCAGTGCCTCACCAAGGAGCTCCTCTTTACCCCGTACTGCCAGTTCATCATCGTCCCGCAGTGGCCGACCGCACCACGACCAGAGAAGTTCATCCCCCCATCTTGGAAGGAGCAAATCGCCTCCTAGTCTTTCAGGTTCCTCTTCTTCAAGGAGATCCTGCCAACAAGAGCACTGCTACAACAAGTCGAACAAGAATGGCCTCAAGGGGTCTAGTAGCTCCTGTCACCACTCCTCTAATGTTAAACCTCCCACAGGAAAAAGCAAATCGGCCAGTAAACTTAGCAGATAG